GGCGATATGATCGCCCTGCAAAAAAACACAGGGAAGCGGCCCCTGGACCGCTTCCCTGTTGTGTTGCTGTGATGACTTCTCGACGCCGCCCTGGCCGGACGGCGCCGGGTTGCTTAGTCTTGCTTCAGGACGACGTAACGGTTGCCGCGCTCCGTGCGCACTTGCAACATCACGCCTTCCTTGAGCGACTTCGCGTTCACGGCTTCCTCGAATTCCGCGACGTTGGTGACCGGCGTTTTGCCGACCTTGAGCACCAACATCCGTTCTTGCAGCCCGGCCTCGGCGGCCAGACTTTCCGGTTCGACGTGCGTGATCACCACGCCTTCGAAACCTTCGAAGTTCAACTGCCGCGCCACGTTGCGATCCAGATCCGCGACTTCGATGCCCAGCGGATTGTCTTTCGCTTTCGCGACTTCTTCACGTTGCTCACGGCGACCTTCGTTCCGGTCGGGACGACCAAAGTTCTTTGGCAACGTCTGCGCCGTCACGGCCAGCGTCACCGTCTTGCCGTCGCGCACCACTTTCACTTCCTGCTTGGAGCCCAGCGGCGCCCGTTCGACTAACCCTTGCAGTTCGCGCGGGTCATGCACTTGCTTGCCGGCGAACTCGACGATCACGTCCTGATCCTTCAACCCCGCCTCGGCGGCCGGCGTATCCGGATAAACTTCCGAGACGATCACGCCATTGGCGTCGATGCCCAGTTGTTGCGCCAGATCCGCGTCGACTTGTTGGATGCCGACTCCCAGATAGGCCCGCGCGACTGTGCCCGATTCAGAGAGTTGTTCCGCCACCCACTTCGCCAGACTGATCGGCACGGCGAACCCGATGCCTTGATAGCCGCCGCTGTTGGAAGCGATAGCCGTGTTGATGCCGACGACTTCACCGCGCAGATTCACGAGCGGTCCGCCCGAATTGCCCGGATTGATCGCCGCGTCCGTTTGCAGGAAGTTGGCCCGTTCCACTTGACCGAGCAAACGTCCCTTGCCGGAGATGATGCCCGCGCTCACGGTCTGTTCCAATCCGAACGGATTGCCGACCGCGATCACCCAGTCGCCGATTTCCATCGCGTCGGAGTCGCCCAACTTGGCTGCCGGCAACGTGCCCGCGTCCTTGATGTGAACGACTGCGAGGTCGGTATCGGGATCGACCTTGATGTCGGTGCCTTTGAACACGCGCCCGTCGGACAATTCCACGGTCACTTCATCGGCGCCTTCGACGACATGGTTGTTCGTCAGGATGATGCCGGACTTGTCGATGATCACGCCGGAGCCG
This is a stretch of genomic DNA from Planctomycetia bacterium. It encodes these proteins:
- a CDS encoding Do family serine endopeptidase — protein: MERTQFNKTRWGLAAAALAAIGGGWSYYDGGALGIAQAQAAQAPDTAAIEHAEGLSKAFRTASEIALPTVVTIRSETKAKTMEGASENGENPFRGTPFEDFFRDNPNFKLDRNVPRQSGLGSGVIIDKSGIILTNNHVVEGADEVTVELSDGRVFKGTDIKVDPDTDLAVVHIKDAGTLPAAKLGDSDAMEIGDWVIAVGNPFGLEQTVSAGIISGKGRLLGQVERANFLQTDAAINPGNSGGPLVNLRGEVVGINTAIASNSGGYQGIGFAVPISLAKWVAEQLSESGTVARAYLGVGIQQVDADLAQQLGIDANGVIVSEVYPDTPAAEAGLKDQDVIVEFAGKQVHDPRELQGLVERAPLGSKQEVKVVRDGKTVTLAVTAQTLPKNFGRPDRNEGRREQREEVAKAKDNPLGIEVADLDRNVARQLNFEGFEGVVITHVEPESLAAEAGLQERMLVLKVGKTPVTNVAEFEEAVNAKSLKEGVMLQVRTERGNRYVVLKQD